The sequence ATTGAAGGCAAATGCTTACGTTGGAGCCTCACTGTGTAGCAGAAGGCGATTGGTATATCGAGGTCCACTTGTCGACCAACCGATCTCCGCCTGCGTcgttcctcctcctcctcttcttcctcttcctcctcctcctcgctGACAGGTTCTGCGGCTGCTCCACCGGCAGCTCCATTTCCGGTTCCGGTTCCCGCGGCTGCACCATTTCCTGCTGGCATGATGCCCACGGTGGCCGATTCCGACTCCTCGCTTTCGTAGTCCTCCTCCTCTTCGCTGTTTTCAGGGGAAGCGGGAGCGGGGGCACCAGAGGAAGGACCTCCGCCAGTAACTGGAGGATTGGGAGAGGGCGAACCAGCAGGAGATGGAGCAGGACTTGGACTGGGACTGGAACTACCAGGTGTGCCCTGTCCATTGCCACTCACAAGGGATCCCTCACACACTTCCATGTCACTCAGTTGAGTGTTCTCATCGCAGTCCTCGCATTGGTAGCAACGCAAAGCTGtgcagaaaaatatttttaataaaagaaaacactaaaataaacattaaaatatattaataaataaaacttctGTAAAGTAAGAATTAGATTTTTAGTTtccaaaattttatttaatttgaatttaaagcCTCTTTTAATACCCTTGCCAAGAGGTACTATAATTAATTCtctgttttaatattttttagctgagcaatttttcaaatttaatatCTAGTTTACAAAATTTTAGCACTAATGGTTAAATGTTAATGAAAAAACATTACTTTGAACCCTAACAGAAGTAAGAttagttaatatttttaacaacaATAACCAATTAGATTAGAAAAATTCAATATTTCACTTATGGAAATGTATATCAATGGTGTTCAGATATTatattaaagttttatttttagttttttgattcaatatttgttttagaaacattttctgaaattgaaCAACTAGTTCAGTACAACTTTTACTTGACATATGGTCACAAAAATAAGATACATAGGATGTcagaaaatttataaaaaaaaaaatttcacttgcggaaatttaaatttcttatataaaatttaagattttagatttaattttaatttgttgttctaatattttttttgtaaaaatataaaactgcATTTAGTAGAACTTTAAGCTGTCAAAATACTTAGCCAAGTAAAAGTTCTACTAACTAGTCTTAAGCcagttattaaattttatattttcaaaagaaaatataagaaaaaagAATAGAAAGAAATCTAAaatctttattttaaaaccaGAAATCTAAATTTGTGGTTACAAAAAGGTATTTTTAGGAATGACATAAGAAATGTGATAATGCACTTAACAATTTTAGAGGCTATAAGCTAATTTTGGCTTTGGCAATATGCGGTTTTATCACGCACCCCTGACCTTTACCACCTTATCGGATCCACCTTATTAGCTGAATTACTCCGGCAATAAGCGCACCCTTCTGTGCGGTTCAACGTTGCGTATGCGCAACTTTTGCAACTCGGTTGGGGGTCAATCAATTAGCATGTGGAGGGCTTACACCGCGCTATGATTTATGACATACCTGAAACACCTGGGCGAGAGCCAACGAAAGCCAGTAACATCAATAAAAACCACAACGAGTGCATTCCGGGCAGGTGGATGCGATGGGAAAATGGGTTAAGGTTAGGGTTACACAACTTTCAATTCGCCAAACGTCAAGGTGTCCTAGTAGGCAACTTTTCCAGATTGAGGAACCCCTAGATGGTAATGTTATGGGTGttttttcgtttatttttCTATTTTCCCGCTCTGCTGTCGAGTCAGCATTTGCTACCGAAAATTCAAATTGAACTGGCACACAGAACTTTCCGGAGGCTGTTGTTGCCTCTATCAAAACTGAATTTCATTGTTATACCATAAACAGGGACTGGAGTCTTTTGGGGGCGGCATTGGTGAAACATGTAG is a genomic window of Drosophila suzukii chromosome 2L, CBGP_Dsuzu_IsoJpt1.0, whole genome shotgun sequence containing:
- the LOC108010550 gene encoding uncharacterized protein — its product is MHSLWFLLMLLAFVGSRPGVSALRCYQCEDCDENTQLSDMEVCEGSLVSGNGQGTPGSSSPSPSPAPSPAGSPSPNPPVTGGGPSSGAPAPASPENSEEEEDYESEESESATVGIMPAGNGAAAGTGTGNGAAGGAAAEPVSEEEEEEEEEEEEERRRRRSVGRQVDLDIPIAFCYTVRLQLNESVITKRGCTTARMSNQTGGCEGLFENWTVGGCQLCQDDGCNQPINGLSSSSKLEHSWTLVTLTLMAFMTHWLV